In Pseudomonas sp. Q1-7, the genomic window ATGAGTCATCGGCTCTGCCTGTGACGATTGAACTACCTGGCTATCAGGATGGAGTTCGTAGGATGGGGCGAGCGGAGCGATACCCATGCTGACAGGGCTGATGGGTATCGCAGGCTCAACCCATCCTACGTTGCGACGTCGCCATGACAGGCTTCGCGCCGGACAACGCCCCTACCGCGCTCCCGCAACACCTCCCAGCTACGATTTTCCAGGCAGCCCCGAGGTGCCCCCTTCTTGGGGGCCAAGAGCAAGTCCACGTTCTACGAACGTGGGTTTTACTCGCGAAGGGCCGAGGAGCGGCCCGTTGGTCCGATTCGCAAATGAATTTGCTCCCACACGGATTCGACCTATGGGCGCGCGTGACCCAACCGCAAGCTGAACTCCGCCACCGCCCGCTCATCCGCCGCTACCCGCTCGGGAACGAATTCGCGGAGGAATTCCACCCAGGTGCGGATCTTCGCGTCGAGGAACTGCCGCGACGGGTACAGGGCATAGATGCCCAGGGGAAACAGGCTGTGGTTGGGCAGCACACGCACCAGGCTGCCATCCTTGAGGCCGCTGATGGCCGAGTACACCGGCAGCACGCCCACGCCCATGCCCGCCTTGATGGCTTCGGTCATGGCGTCGGCGGTGTTCACCTGGAAGGGCGTCTGGTTGATGCTGACCAGCTCGTGGCCGTCCGGCCCGTCGAACAGCCATTTGTCCAGGGACATCACGTTGTTCACCAGGCGCAGGCAGCGGTGCTTCGACAGCTCCGTGGGCAGGCGTGGGGTACCGTGCTTCTCGAGGTAGCCAGGGGCGGCGCAGAGCACGCTGTAGGTGGTGCCGAGCTGCTTGGAGATGAAGCCCGAGTCCGGCAGCTCCTGGGCGATCACCACCGAGATGTCGTAGCCCTCGTCGAGGATGTCGGTGGTGCGATTGGCCAGGGTCAGGTCGAAGCTTACGTCCGGATACCTTTCGCGGTAGTCGGCGATGGCCTTGATCAGGTAGTGCTGGCCGATGCCGGTCATGGCATGCACCTTCAGATTGCCTACCGGCCTGGCGTGGGCCTCGCTGGCCTCGGCCTCCGCTTCTGCGATGTAGGCGAGGATCTGCTCGCAGCGCAGCAGGTAGCGCTGGCCCGCTTCGGTCAGGGCGATGCGGCGGGTGGTGCGGTGCAGCAGACGGGTACGCAGGTGGGTTTCGAGGGTGGCCACCGCGCGGGAGATGTACGAGGTGGTGAGGTCCATGCGCTGGGCGGCGGCGGTGAAGCTGCCGGTCTCCGCCACGCAAACGAAGGCGCGCATGTTGAAAAGGATGTCCATGAAGGGTCCTGGCCCGGGAGGGAGGCGGATTCTGTCACGAAATGTGTCGGTGGATTATCGCTGAATCAGTACACAATCCTTCATCTATCCGTCGCCTTATCCTGCCTGCCGGCCCCCCCTAGAATCGCCGCCTCCCCTGGCTCTCCCAGCATTCAGGACCCGCCGCAGTGCTCCGCAGACCTTGGCCCGGCATCGTGCTTGCCGGCCTGCTCACCCTCCTTTCCGCCTGCATCGACAGCCATGGCATAGCGCCCCGCGCCGAACGCCTGGATGCCGCCCGGCTGGACGCCGGTTCGGCCATCCGCCGCGCCGAGCGCGATGCCGCCTGGCCGCTCGCGCAGTGGTGGCGCGCCTATGGCGACGCACAACTGGACGCCTGGATGGACCAGGCCCTGGCCGGCAATCCCGGCCTCGCCATGGCCGCCGCGCGGGTGCGACGGGCCCGCGCAATGGCCGGTGTGGTGGAAGCCGCCGAGCAGCCGCAGGTGAGCCTGGAAACCAACGTGCAGCGCAGGCGTTGGCCCCACGACTACTTTTATGGACCCGGCGATCTGGCGCGCACCACCAGTTGGAACAACACCAGCCTGTTGGGTTTTTCCTATGACCTGGACCTCTGGGGGCGCGAGCGCAGCCGCAGTCACCAGGCCCTGGACCAGGCCCGTGTGGCGGTGGCGGAGGCGCGTGTGGCGGCCCTCGAACTGCAAGGCAACCTGATGCGCAGTTACATCCGTCTGGCCCTGTTGCATAACGAGCGGGACATTGCAGAAGCCAATCTTGCACAGCAGGAACACGTTCTCGCCCTGGCCCGGCGGCGCCTGCGCGATGGCATCGGCACGGGGCTGGAGGTCAGCCGCGCCGAGGCTCCGTTGCCGGAAAGCCACCGGCAGCTCGATGCCCTGGACGAATCCATCGCCCTGACCCGCAATCAGTTGGCGGCCCTGGCCGGCAAGGGGCCGGGGGAGGGCGAGCAACTGCGGCGACCGAGCCTCGATCTGCAGCAGTCGCCGGGTCTGCCGTCCAACCTGCCGTTGGCGCTGCTCGGTCGCCGGCCGGATCTGGTGGCCAGTCGTTGGCAGGTGGCAGCCCAGGCCCGCGGCATTGAAGTGGCCAGGGCCGGTTTCTATCCCAACATCAACCTGCTGGGCGGAATCGGCTCAAACGCCACCCAGGGCGGCGTGCTGGATTTCCTGCGCTACGACAAGCTCACCTACAACCTCGGGCCAGCCCTCAGCCTGCCGGTGTTCGATGGTGGATTGCGGCGTGGCCGCCTGGGCGCCGCCGCCGCCGACTACGACCTGGCGGTGGAGCGCTACAACCAGACCCTGGTCAACGCCCTGCAGCAGGTGGCCGACGGCCTGGTCCGCATCCATTCCCTGGAGCTGCAGGCGCGCTTCGCCGCCGAGGCGGTGAGGGCCGCGCAGAAGACCTGCGACCTCGCCCTGCTGGCGCAGCAGCGCGGCCTCGCCGATTTCGACAGCGTGCTGGACGCCCAGCCCACGCTGTTCCAGCGGCAACTGCGGCAACAGCGGGTGTGGGCGACATTGCTCGGCGCCCGGGCCGATCTGCTGCTGGCCCTCGGCGGCGGTGCGCTGCCCGAGCCTGTCGGTCCGGACGACGCCACCCTGGCGCCACGGGAACCGCACCTGCGTCTACTTCCCAAGCCCTGAGGACCCTTCATGGTTCGAACCTTCAACCGCGCGCTGGTCGAGTGGGCGCACAGTGACGGCCTGACCTGGGCCTTCATCTGCAAGGTCCTGCTCACCGCCTTCTCCGCCCTCTGGCTGGCCTACCGCCTGGAGCTGCCGCAGCCGGGCACCGTGCTGGTCACCGTGTTCATCGTCATGCAGCCGCAGAGCGGGCAGGTCCTGGCGAAAAGCTTCTACCGCATCATTGGCACCCTGCTGGGCCTGGCGGTGATGGTGGCGCTGATCGCGCTGTTCAACCAGGAGCGAGTGCTGTTCATGCTCTGCCTGGCCATCTGGATCGGCCTGTGTACCGCCGGTGCCGCGCGTTACCGTGACTTTCGCGGCTACGCCTGCGTGCTGGCCGGCTATACGGCGGTGATGATCGGCCTGCCGGCCACGGCCCACCCCGACGACGCCTTCATGTTCGCCCTCTGGCGGGTACTGGAAATCGGCCTGGGCATCCTCTGCGCTGGCCTGGTCAGCGGCCTGATCCTGCCGCAGAGCAGCAGCGGCGACCTGCGCAACACCCTGCACGGCCGCTTTCGCGACTTCGCCGCCTTTGCCTGCGACGGCCTGGCCGGAGGGCTCGATTCCGCCCGCATCGAGTCCGCCAACGCGCGTTTCGCGGCGGCCGCCGTGCGCCTGGAGAACCTGCGCAGCGCCACCGCCTTCGAAGACCCGCACATGCGCATGCGCAGCGGCCGGCTGACGCGGCTGAACAACGAATTCATGGTGCTGTCCACCCGCTTTCACGGCCTGCACCAGCTGCTGCGGCGCCTGGCCTGGGGGGCGGATGTCGGCGGCGGTGCCGTGCTGGATGCCTTGCGACCCTGCCTCGCGGAAGTCGCTGCCCGACTGGCGCCCCTGCGCGACCGCTTGAGCGGCGAAACCGATGCCGCGCCACTCGCCATCCGCCTGGCCGCCTGCAAACGGGAGCTGATGCCGCTGATCCGTACCGGTCGCATGCAACTCGCGGTGCGGCAGCCCGGCGAGGCCCAGGCCCTGGACTACGACACCGCCGCCGAGCTGCTCTATCGCTTCGCCGATGACCTGCACAACTATGCCCAGACCCACGCCTCGCTGCTGGACGACCGCCACCCCCGCGAGCAGTGGAAGGAGAGCTTCCGGCCTCGCACCAATGCGGTGGCTGCCACGGTGGCGGGCCTGCGCAGCAGCCTGCTGATCCTGCTGCTCGGTCTGTTCTGGATGGCTACCGCCTGGCCCAGTGGCGGTACCTTCGCCATGACCATCGGCATGGTTTCCGCGCTGGCGTCCTCGTCCGCCAATCCTCGGCGTCTGTCCCTGCAACTCACACTGGGCGCCTCCGCCGGTGCCTTGCTGGGCATCTTCATGACCTTTTGCGTGTTGCCGGCAATCGACGGTTTTGCGCTGCTCTGCTGTGCCCTCGCACCGCTGGTGGCGCTGGGGGCCTGGTTGCTCGCGCGACCTCGGCTGGCTGGCGCCGGCCTGGGCCTGCTGGTGTGGTTCAGCATGACCGCCATGCCGGCCAACCTGACGCAGTTCGACCCGCACAGGGTGCTTAACGAGTACCTCGCTTCGGTACTTTCCATGGCCCTGGCGACTGTCGCGGCGGCTGTGCTCCTGCCGCCCAACCGGCCCTGGCTCTGGCGGCGCCTGGAGCGTGACCTGCGCATGTGCGTGGTGCACGCGGTGAGCGGGCGGATGAAGGGCTTGGTGTCCGGCTTCGAAAGCGGCACCCGTGACCTGCTGAACCAGGCCTACTTGTATTCCGCCGGGCGGCCGGATGTGCAGCGCCAGTTACTGCGCTGGATGTTCCTGGTGCAGGAAGTCGGCCACGCGGTGATCGAACTGCGCCTGGAGCAGGCGCGGCTGCCGGCGCTGTCCTGCTACGCCGAGTCCATGCCCTGGCGCACCGCCATCCGCACCATGGGGCGGGCGCTGGTGCGGCTGTTCATCCAGCCTTCGGAAGACAATCGCCAGCGCGCCCTTGGTGCCGTGGAGCGGGCCATCGACAGTGTGCGCCACACCGCCGAGCCTTGCGCCCCGCAGTTCGACACCTCGCCCCTGCGACGGCTGCAGAGCTACCTGCACTTCATCCGCACCTCGCTGCTGGACCCGCAGACGCCCCTGGCCGGCGGCGACGCGCGGCTGCAAGGAGCCGCCCATGCCACGTGAGGTCCCCCTGCACGGCGTCTACCTGCCGAGCCTGACCCTGCTGTTCCTGCTGGCCTTCCTGCTCGGCTGGGGGTTGGACAGGCTGTTCGCCCGGTTCGGCCTGTACCGCCACGCCTGGCACCCGGCGCTGTTGCGCGTCGCTCTGTTCACCTGCCTGTACTGCGCCCTGGCGCTGACCATCTACCGTTGAGGCCTCCATGTCCCTGAAACGCATCATCAGCGTCGGCGCCACGCTGCTCATCCTTGCCCTGGCGGTCACGCTGGTGCGCACGCTCTGGCAGCACTACATGGATTCACCCTGGACCCGCGATGGCCGGGTGCGTGCCGACGTGATCAATATCGCTCCCGATGTGGCCGGGCTGGTCACCGAGGTCAGGGTGCGG contains:
- a CDS encoding LysR family transcriptional regulator; this encodes MDILFNMRAFVCVAETGSFTAAAQRMDLTTSYISRAVATLETHLRTRLLHRTTRRIALTEAGQRYLLRCEQILAYIAEAEAEASEAHARPVGNLKVHAMTGIGQHYLIKAIADYRERYPDVSFDLTLANRTTDILDEGYDISVVIAQELPDSGFISKQLGTTYSVLCAAPGYLEKHGTPRLPTELSKHRCLRLVNNVMSLDKWLFDGPDGHELVSINQTPFQVNTADAMTEAIKAGMGVGVLPVYSAISGLKDGSLVRVLPNHSLFPLGIYALYPSRQFLDAKIRTWVEFLREFVPERVAADERAVAEFSLRLGHARP
- a CDS encoding efflux transporter outer membrane subunit, which codes for MLRRPWPGIVLAGLLTLLSACIDSHGIAPRAERLDAARLDAGSAIRRAERDAAWPLAQWWRAYGDAQLDAWMDQALAGNPGLAMAAARVRRARAMAGVVEAAEQPQVSLETNVQRRRWPHDYFYGPGDLARTTSWNNTSLLGFSYDLDLWGRERSRSHQALDQARVAVAEARVAALELQGNLMRSYIRLALLHNERDIAEANLAQQEHVLALARRRLRDGIGTGLEVSRAEAPLPESHRQLDALDESIALTRNQLAALAGKGPGEGEQLRRPSLDLQQSPGLPSNLPLALLGRRPDLVASRWQVAAQARGIEVARAGFYPNINLLGGIGSNATQGGVLDFLRYDKLTYNLGPALSLPVFDGGLRRGRLGAAAADYDLAVERYNQTLVNALQQVADGLVRIHSLELQARFAAEAVRAAQKTCDLALLAQQRGLADFDSVLDAQPTLFQRQLRQQRVWATLLGARADLLLALGGGALPEPVGPDDATLAPREPHLRLLPKP
- a CDS encoding FUSC family protein codes for the protein MVRTFNRALVEWAHSDGLTWAFICKVLLTAFSALWLAYRLELPQPGTVLVTVFIVMQPQSGQVLAKSFYRIIGTLLGLAVMVALIALFNQERVLFMLCLAIWIGLCTAGAARYRDFRGYACVLAGYTAVMIGLPATAHPDDAFMFALWRVLEIGLGILCAGLVSGLILPQSSSGDLRNTLHGRFRDFAAFACDGLAGGLDSARIESANARFAAAAVRLENLRSATAFEDPHMRMRSGRLTRLNNEFMVLSTRFHGLHQLLRRLAWGADVGGGAVLDALRPCLAEVAARLAPLRDRLSGETDAAPLAIRLAACKRELMPLIRTGRMQLAVRQPGEAQALDYDTAAELLYRFADDLHNYAQTHASLLDDRHPREQWKESFRPRTNAVAATVAGLRSSLLILLLGLFWMATAWPSGGTFAMTIGMVSALASSSANPRRLSLQLTLGASAGALLGIFMTFCVLPAIDGFALLCCALAPLVALGAWLLARPRLAGAGLGLLVWFSMTAMPANLTQFDPHRVLNEYLASVLSMALATVAAAVLLPPNRPWLWRRLERDLRMCVVHAVSGRMKGLVSGFESGTRDLLNQAYLYSAGRPDVQRQLLRWMFLVQEVGHAVIELRLEQARLPALSCYAESMPWRTAIRTMGRALVRLFIQPSEDNRQRALGAVERAIDSVRHTAEPCAPQFDTSPLRRLQSYLHFIRTSLLDPQTPLAGGDARLQGAAHAT
- a CDS encoding DUF1656 domain-containing protein, yielding MPREVPLHGVYLPSLTLLFLLAFLLGWGLDRLFARFGLYRHAWHPALLRVALFTCLYCALALTIYR